The DNA segment ACTAGCAATGACAAAGTCTTCTTTTACTATGTCAATTTTGCCGGCCTCCAACTTGGACAAGTCGAGCAAATCGTTTACCAGAGCCATAAGATTTTGAGCAGCAGTCTGAATGTGTTGTGCTGTTTCCTGCACTTCCCCCTCTGTCTCAAGGGTCAAAAGCTCACTTAGGCCAAGTACACCACTCATCGGCGTACGGATTTCGTGGCTGATATTAGCAACAAACTGTGACTTGAGTTCATTAGCCCGCACCGCTTCTAGCCTCGCTGCATCGAGCTGGGCAGTGCGTTCTTTCACTTTCTGCTCTAATTTTTCGGCGGCATTGCGAGAGTCTTCTATGTCTGTATTGATACCAATCCACTTAACAAGTTTGCCATCAGCATCAAACATCGGCCGCACTCTTGTAATAAACCAGCGATAGTTGCCGTCCTTGCTCTTTAGCGGAAACTGCATCTCAAAAGGAGTCTTTGTCTCAAGAGAGTGCGTCCAGTTCTTCACCACTTCTTCTAAATAATCGGGATGATGCACTTCTTCCCAATTCCAGCCGTGCATCTGCCCCCACGCACCTCCGACGTATTCGTACCAACCTTTGTTAAAGAAGTCGATACTGCCATCAGGCTCAGCAGTCCAACCCAGTTGCGGCATAAAATCAAATAGCGACTTAAATTGTGCTTCGCTTACTTTGAGGCGCTCCACTGCTTCGGACAACTCTCGAGTGCGTTCGTCCACCTGACGCTGCATCTCCAGCTCTGAGCTGGCTAGTTTTTTATTTGCTTCCGCGAGTTCTTGATTGGCTACTTCTAGATCTTTTGGACTGCGCAGCTTAAGTGCTTTAGGAATAATCGGCAAAAGCAAAAAGGCAGTGAGCAATGAAATTATCGCTGTCAGTAAATCTAGTCCGGCTTCTATCCAGTAAAGTGGCTGGAATAAAGTGAGAATCTTGGCCAGATGTGTCATGCCACAAGACAAAATAAAAGCCGCAAAAAGCTTGAACATATAGGGATATGGCAAATCTTTTTTTGTGCCGACAAAATATCTAAGCGCGATTGGAATAGCAAAATAAGCCAGAGCGATGCCAATATTTGCGGCAATCATCACTGTCAAAAGTGGACCATCCCACTTGAGACAGTAACCGTGAGGCATAAAGCCATTGGTCATAGCATTCCAAAAATCCATTTAGTTAAGACACCAGTGTTTGACCTGGCAAAGCCAGAGTACCCGCATCTAATGCTGTAAAGACAAACTTTTTGTCAGCGCCTATCGAGACATGGCCCCAGGGTGTACCATGCTCATGATCAAAGACCACAAGCATGTTTTCTTGCACGGCCCGCGCTAACCACTCCGACTTTATATCGCAACTAGCCAGAGGATAGTGGTCATAACCCATCACCCAGGGCGGCGACAGGTGTGCCTTAGTCGGCAAAATATCGGCAAAATAAACGCCTTTATTGTCTCCCGAATAAAAATAAACGACCTGATGATGCGAGGTGTGACCACCGGTTATACGTACATGTACACCAGGCACTATCTCGCTGTCGCCGTCGACAAACTGAATTTGACCATGATCCATAAGTGGCACAAAATCATCAGGGCGATAACTCGCTCTGGCTCTAGCATTGGCCTTAAAAGCAAAGTCCCATTCACCTTTTTGCACAACGTATTTAGCATTAGGGTAGGTGGGCACAAGCTTTTCGTCGACCAGCCTGACTGCACCACCAACATGGTCAAAATGCAGATGCGAAATAATCACATAATCAATTTGCTCAGCAGTAAGCGCCAAATCACTTAGCACCATATCCGGTGCATTAATTGTCTTCAAGTCATAGCGCTCACGCTCTTTGTCGGTCCAGCGGTCACCCATGCCGGTTTCAACCAGGATTTTATGACTACCTGTATCAATCAAAAGTAAATTGCAAGACATGAGCACTCGGTTTTCAGAGTCCACTTCACTGGTCTTGGCCCAGAGTGTCTTAGGTACAACGCCAAACATCGCCCCGCCATCAAGACGCAGGGTGCTTTCGCGGATTACGTGGATATTAAAGTGGCCAAACTGCATCACCATATCTTACTTACTAATGCCTCACTGTTGCGCTATATTAGTCATAACAAAAGCTTATAGAGCACTAATCATCGCAATACTTTCCGGCAAAACACCAATGGACACAGTAGCTCGCTAATCGATCCAGTGGCTCATTACAAAGGATTAAGTGATAAGGCATCGGACATTACCAGTCATAACGCTCTTACTGTTGTGCTACACCGGTCTGCCAGGCTTATGCCAGGACAGTCATGAGCTAAAACAAAGCATCCTGAGGACAGCGGCTCACTCTTGTGGCAAAAAAATGTGGTCCGGCTTTGGTCTTAGCAAAGGCACTCTAGGCTGTGCTGCCGCCCTATCCAATGTCCTCAACAAAGCTGGTCTAAAATGCAAAGGATCAGCTGTGGTAGTGGTCCTGCGCAAACAGATACTGACACACCCTGGTACAAAAGAAATACTGATCAAAAACAGCAGTGCCTACGGTGTTGATAAAAACATACTGGCACGTAAATCTGAGCCTGGCGACTTGATCTTTGGCTATATGCTACCGGTAAGCCAGCCCAATCTCGGTGGCAACGCACACTGCGGTGTGGTCTCAGACAAAGGTACAGTCATGGGTAACGACTGGAATGATGGCATCTGGAAGCAAGTAGATGTAGACCAGTATTTTAGCTTTTACAGATACGTCTATCTGATTAAGCCGCAATAGTCAAAAATCCACACTCACCACTGGTGGTGTCGACTATTGCTTACTCAGTACAAAAGTACCGCCGCCAACGCCTGCCAGAGTCTTTTTAGCGGCTCCTGTGCCGCGTATCGCATAAGAACTTTTGACACCACAGCTATCGACAATTACGCTGTATTCCACCTGACCTTCGCGGTCAAGTGTCTCAGGAGATGCCAGTCTGGCTACGCCAACATTAGTGACAACACCTTTTATTATTGGCTCAGCATGATTGGTATATGGATTGACTGGCTCAAAGCCGGCTTTGCCTGCCATAGGATTGCCGCCAGGCAAGTAGGAGAGAAAAGCTGCGTCACTTGGTCCATCTGGATAAGCGCCGCCATGGTCTGTGGCAAAAGACTCTGCCGCGATTTGAGCAGTACGCATATTGGCTCTTACTGCCGCTTCACGTGCTTTATCCTGACCACTGATCAAATTAGGTAAAGCAATTGCACCAAGCACAAAAATAATAAACAAAAGCAATACCGTCTCAATTGCGGTAAGCCCCTGACTGGTGCGGCTATGCTTAATTTGGATTGAAGTTTTGACTGCCATAATTTGACCCTTATGCCTGGCATATTATCGCTTTTATTAGCCCAAAAGTCATATCACCCAAGTTGGATCAATTAAGCTCATAATCAAGATCATTGAGAGCATGACGGGCTTTGTCGCGAATATCCTTATTGCCAGCATTTTTGAAAACAACAAGCCACAATTTAATCAGCTGTTCTCTCGCCCGCTGACGCACCTTGGGAGGTTCGTTAGAGCGGTAAATATAGTCCCAGGTGCGGATTTCTTTTATTACCGACGGTATCTTTAGGGCCAAAATTTTGGCTTGACCGCCGATCCAGTGCGGGGCTTCAGGAAAACGTGCAGCCATCAAATAGTACTTGGCCGCCTCACTCTCATTGTGAGCAAAAAGATACTGATTGAGACCGGCAATATAAGGGATGTACCAGTTGTTTGGATTGGCAGCGATGCCACGCTTGAGTATTTTGTCGGCCAGATCCGGCCTGCCCTGATCCGCTCCCACACTAAAGGCTGTAAACCAATAAGCCTGCGCAAAATGCGGATCAAGAGAAGTAATTAAATCGAGATACTCAGAGCAAAGGGCGTATTTATCGAGAGCGCGGCCTTGTCCATCGCCTTCGTAGTTGATAAAGGAGAGCCAATAAAAGTCAGAGAGAAGCTGATCGTACCCAAGTGACCAGGCATGAGAATTGGCCGCTGTCGGTATGCGGAAGTCATTAAACTGCTCTAGATGCTCAAACGCCCGACCAGAAATGGCCGAGCGTGAGAAGTAAACAATGGAACCCGCAATAAGCACCACTGCTAATTTTGGCAAGAGGTTTTGCGATTTGCTGAGCAATATTACTGATTAGAGAGGATCAAAGTACCACCATTAGCACCAGATAGTGCTTGTTTGGACTTACCAGCACCGCGTACTGCATAGCTGCTCTTAGCGCCGTTGGCGTCTGTCACCAGACTGTACTCGATACTGCCAGCATTGCCAGCGATGGTGCCAGGTGCAGCTGTACGTGTAGCCTGCACGTCACTCACGCCTCCGGCCACGATGGCTTCAGGTGCGTTAGTGAATGGGTTAACGGGGTTTTTGCCGGCAGTGTTGTTACCACCAGAGCTGCCGCCTGGCAGATACGACAAATATCCGGCATCAGTGGCGCTGGGCGGATAACTACCAGCATTATCAGTGGCATAAGACTCAGCGGCAATCTGAGCAGTACGCATATTGGCTTTAACTGACGCTTCCCGGGCTTTATCCTGGGCGCCAATAAAGTTTGGTAGCGCAATTGCTGCCAGGATACCAATGATGATCACCACAACGAGAAGCTCAATTAGGGTGAAGCCTTGATTTGAACGCCCCCTGGTTGGTTTTCTCAAACGATTTCGGCTTTGCGATGACATAAATTCAATCCCTCAAATGTGCGCCATTTCATCTTAACCTGGATGCCCCCTAAAAACGACATGATTAACACCAGGTTTGATTAGGTATTTTCTTCCCATTATGTTTACAAAAATAACAAATAGACAAAGCAAAAGCCGCCCGGAATGACCCTTGGCGGCTTAACAATGCTTTACATGCCAACTCTGTCTAAATTAGACAGTGGCTAGCTCTTTTTCGACGACCTTTGTCTCATGTTTATGACGGTCATGGACCACTTTACGTGGGCGTCTCAGGTGATCCATAAACTTGCGGTGAGCAAGTGTATCGATATGAGATTGAGATGTTTTGTCCGGTACTGAGAGGACAAACTCTGTGCCATCCTCAATTTTGGGCTGTTGGTTGTGTTTGCCTACCAAGTAGAGGTAGCCACCGCGAGTCGAATATACATAATGAATCATGCCGCCTGCCTTTCTAATGCTCTTAGATGCCTTAAGTTATGCCGCGAAGAAAACTGGATCGAGAAAACTTTTCTGAGACCTTTATCACTTACCACACGCTCGAAGTGTAATGGCATTTGCCTCAAATGTACACCAGGAAATACTAAGGGCGGACCTATGTTTCAAAGTGAAAAATAAGATTGTCTGAACAATTCGCGTCTTAGTGCGTTACCGGATTCGTAGTTTCACCACCGACATCGGCATGATTAGCCGATTGCGGAGTTTCGTCCAGAGATGACGCGCCTTCTTGGAGTGCACTTAATTTATTTGCCAGGTCGTCACCGATGATGATTGTCACAGAGCTTTCGATATCTCCAGCAGATACATTCACCACTTCTCCTATATTACCCAGGTCACTCTTTACTAAACTGGCATCTTCTGGATTTGCCTTCTGGGCGATGATTCGCGTTCTTTTGACGGGGTCTGATAACTCTAAGAGTGCTTTTTGCACGACCACATTGCGGTAACCTTTTTTGCCGAGCAAACCGGCTAATTTGAAGCCCATGCCTTGGATTGAGCTGGCATTGCTGATTGCCACCCTGATATCATCCCTGGTGGTCTCAACAAAGCTGGCGCCATTGAGACGTGCCACCATGCGACGCACTTCTTTGTCGGTAACATCCCAATCTCCAGATGCCGAAAAATTACCTGGCATCATCGATAGTACCTGATTTGACTTAGGCACAGAACGCACAAAGTTAGCCATAGTCATGATTTGCTCAGCATTTAAATCAGTATAGATGTACTTTTGAGCGATCTCTATAAGCTTGGGAATATGAGGCCAGGACTCAGGTCGCAGCGCCTTGTCAAGTACCGCTCTGATAAATATCTGTTGTCTTGTTACTCGTCCAATGTCACCCAGAGCATCATGGCGGAAGCGCACAAAGCCCATGGCTTGATTGCCAGTGAGGGTATGTACGCCAGGCTCCAGATCAATTTTGAGTTTGGCAGTCCAGTCCATGTACTGCATCTTCTTGGGAACCTCAACAGTGATGCCACCAAGCTCATTGACGAGGTCAACGAGACCATGGACGTTAATCACGACATAGTGATCAATAGGTATATTGAGAAACTGGCTTACAGTCTGCACCGCCAGAGGTGGTCCACCAATGGCATTGGCAGCATTGATTTTTTGCACGCCCTGCCCGGGGATACGCACTGACGTATCACGAGGTATAGATATCACTCTAAAACTATTTGCAATAGGATCAAGCCGGCTCACCATAATGGTGTCAGAGCGACCGGTAAAAGCGTCTTTATCAGCTTTAAGATGGCGTCCTGAATCCGAATAGACCACGTCAACACCGAGCAGCAGTACGGTGGAAGGCTCACGTAGCGAAGCTAGACGGAGCTGTGGTGGAATCAGTTGCGGCCTGGTGGCGAGGGTAGCAAAGTACGCCCCTCCCACGCCCAGCAAGGCGCAAGCGATAAAAATTAAAAGCCAATGGGATAGTTTCAAGCTATCTACGGGTCCCCAAACTCTGGGCTATTATACGTTGTGACGGTAGATGTTTATGAAAGCAGATAAGGATAGATGCAGTCTAATAAGCTTCCTGAGAAAATTTTGGCAATTAACTTTGGCGGAATCGGCGATGAGATCTTGTTTTTGCCGACTCTAAAAGAAGTTAAGCAGCTTTTGCCCAAGAGTCACGTCGCTTTACTTTTGGAGCCGCGCTCGCGCTCTGTTGCTGAAGTGACCGATTTAGTGGATGAAGTTGTCTGCTTTGACATAAAAAAACGCCCACTTTTGCCTGGTGACTATCTAAAACTTTTGCAGTTGACCAGGGCTGGCAAATACGATCTAGTTATCTCCTCGGGTTCATCTCCCATGGTGGCAATGCTTTTGTTTGGTTCGGGCATACCGGTAAGAATCGGCTACGATGCTGGCTCGCCCGTCAAAGCACTGCTAACTCATCCAGTCAAACTGGACAAAGAACAATACGCCGGCAATATGTATCACGACCTCTGTCAGGGCTTGAGGCACTATCTAGACTCTCTCAAAATTGGCGCTTTGCTGAGACAACCTGACAATAAAGGACTCTTGCAAATACCGCAGGCAACAGTAAAGCCAGACTCGCGTAAGCGCATGACTGAGGTACTGGCTGAGGAAGAACACAAATTGCAAGAGCGGCTCAGTGCTCGCGGTAATACCACAAGCGGTGGCGCTGTAAAAAAAGTACTCTTGCATCCTGGCACCAGTAGACTGGCAGTACAAAAGGGCATAATCAAGCACTGGCCCGGTGAGAGCTGGCTTGAGCTAATACGCAAATTGCTCAGTAGCGAGACCGGTCAACCAGTCCAAATCATCCTGGCCGGTGGACCAGACGACGAAGAAGTAATGAAAGATTTGATGCAAGCACTCGGTGATGAAGCCCAGCGCATTATCAATTTTTATGGCAAAACAAAGAGCCTGGCTGACCTGGCGGCATTAATAGAACTATCTGATTTGATGGTTTGCGTGGACTCTGCGCCAATGCATATTGCTGTTGGGCTAAACAAAAAAGTGGTGGCACTATTTGGGCCAACAGATCCGGCCAAACTAATTCCCAATCAAAAACACTTTTGTGCTCTGGCTGACAATGCCGAGCCTAGGGCTTTGTTAGACGGGCTTGGCGTTCGGCTTCTTCCCGATACTGTCTACCGGTCTTCGCTGGATCTACTGAGGGCAGACTGAGTCCAATCAAGCTCTCATCAAAGTGTTCTTTGATTACTTTGTCCATCTCGGTGCCACCATCCTCGGTGAGCGCCAGGAGAGCATTAACAACATTAGGGTCAAACTGTGTGCCAGCAAGCTTTTTAAGCTCTTCGATAGCGCGCACATGACCAATGGCGTTGCGATAAGGACGATCTGTTGTCATGGCATCATAGGCATCAGAGACCAGGATGATACGAGCACCAATGGGGATGGTTTCACCACTCAGTCCATCTGGATAGCCGTTGCCGTCGTAGTACTCATGATGGTGTTTGACATACTCACGAGCCCGCTTGAGCCCCTTGAGGTCGCCTATAATCTCGGCCGACTTAACTGGATGGCGCGACATGATTGATTTTTCTTCTTCGGTCAACTTGTCTGGCTTCCACAAAATAGACTCAGGCACGCCAATTTTGCCGATGTCATGGAGGATGCCGCCCAGCTCCAGGTCTCGCAAGTGCTCATCGGTCAAACCCAGTTGACGGCCAATCAAAACAGCAATACGACTGACTCGCAGACTGTGACCAGCGGTGTAATCACACTTGGCATCAAGGGCATCAGCCAGAGCGCGGATAGTACCGACCGATAGCATCTCTAGCTCGCTTAGGGCGCCAGACAGCTCTACCACCAGTTTGTCATTGCTTTCTTTTAGTTCAAAAGCTTCAAGAGCGCGCTTGACCGTGAGTTTAAGCTCATCGGCATCCCAGGGCTTGGGAATGTACTTATAAACATGACCGGCGTTAATGGCGTCAATCAGGGCTTGAACATCGGTATAGCCAGTGAGCAAAATCTTGATGGCATCAGGACGGATTTTAAGAGATTCTTCCAGGAGCTGCACACCGGTCATAGCAGGCATGCGCTGGTCGGTGATGATCAAGCTGATATTTTCTTTTTGCAGTATCGCCACTGCCTCTTCGCCGCCAGTGGCCTCAAGGATGTCGTGATCGGGCGAGAGCACTCTGCGCAAAAGCCTCAGGTTAGGCACTTCGTCATCGACAACAAGTATTTTGTGACGTCGCATTTAATGTGTTACCTCGGTGTCATCACTTTGCCTTTTGGCAGTCAAAGGCACACGTATAAAAAAGGTTGTGCCCTTGCCCATCTCACTGGTAAACCAGATCTGCCCGCCATGCCGCTCGATTATGCTATGGCAGATAGACAAACCAAGCCCGGTCCCCTGACCAACTGGCTTCGTCGTGAAGAATGGATCAAAGATTTTACTCTGAACCTCCGGCTTAATACCACCCCCGCAATCGCTTATTTCCACAAGTACAGTGGACCCCTCTGCCTTGCCCTGCACCTTAAGCAAGGGGTTTGGCACATTTTGCATAGCCTGGGCGGCGTTTGAGAGCAGATTCATCCAGACTTGATTGAGCTGACCGGGATAGCAAAGTACTTGAGGCACGCCTTCAAAGTTAATCTCAACTGGGATTTTGTCCCGTCCGTAATATTGCGAGAGGATTTTGAGCGTGGACTCGATACCTTCGGCAATAGAGGCTTCTTTCAGTTCAGCTTCATCAAGACGCGAAAAACTCTTGAGGTCGCGAATGATATGGCGGATGCGGTTTGAGCCTTCATTGAGGTCAGCGATGATGTTATCAAGGTCACTGACCAAAAAGTCGTATTTAAGCTGCTCTTTTAAATCTTCAAAGGGCTGCTTCTCTTGGGTGGGGATGGCGTCAGCGGCCTCAATCAAGCGTTTGAGTTCGTCGACATATTGTTTGAGATAGGGCAAATTGCCATGGACAAAGTTAATTGGATTATTGAGTTCATGGGCAATTCCAGCCACCAGCCGTCCTAGAGAGGCCATTTTTTCCTGGTGAATGAGCTGTGACTGCATCGTTTTTAGCTCTAGATTTTTGGCATCCAGATTGAGATTTTTGCCCACCAGGTCATGGTTTTTGGCAGACAACTCGCTGACTAGATTGGCATGCTCGATAGCTACCGCCACTTGACCCGCTACCACTTTGGTCAAGACTAGCTCAGTATCAGTAAAGTCTCTATCGACCCCTTGATCAGCCAGGATGACAGCACCTTTGCTCTCCTCACCGTACATCATGGGCTGAATTACCAGAGTTTCAAAACCAAGTTCTTTGAGCTCGGAAGCTATATCTGCAAAAAATGGATCTGTGGCGGGAGATTTAAAAGTAAATGTTTTGATTTTATTGCCACTTTGCGGATCACGCTCATAGCTAGCCCGGCGCGCCAGGATAAAGGCCTGGACTTTGTGGGAGAGGCGCTTTTGAGCAGTGCTTTGAGCCGTACCCGGGATAGTGGCCTCGACATAAAGTGGTGGCTTTGTCTTACCTGTCAGTGCACTACTGGTGGTGAATACTGGAGGCGGACAGAGAATGGCCACTAGATCTGTGGGCACAGCCTGAGAGAGCTGCTCAACAGCAGCGGCGACCACAGTATCTAGCTCCAGAGTGCTGCGCACACCTTTGTTGATAGCATTGATCATGCGCTCCCGTTGCGCCCGTTCTTCGGACTGCGCCATTAGTTTTTCGTTGGCATCGAGTTGCTCTAGCAGTCTCTCATTGCTGCGCCTGGCCACGCGTCCCAGATAATCACAAAACCTGGCCCACAAAAAACTAACACTAGCAAAAAAGAAAGCTCTAGCAAAAATACGCCGCCAGAGTTTGAGCGCAAAGGCACTGGCAAGACCAGGCGCGCTGTCATTTTTGACCAGATAGGGTAAGAGCGGAGCCGACTCCCACATCAAAAGCCCGATATAAAACATCGTCACCAGCGCTGCGACAAAATAAATTCCGCGCTGCCCAAAGGTATAGCTGGAGAGGATAATCGGCAAAAGATAAAGCACATACAGGTCGGATTCAAGACCGTGAGTGCAGTGCACCAGGCCTGTAATACAGAGGATATCAAAAAGCAAAAGTACGCCGTTAAAGACTTGTAGCCTTCTAGCTGATGATTTGAGCCGTTTGACTATAAAGGCAATGCCCACAAAGCTGTAGATACTGACACCAAATATGATGCCGGCAGCATGGGCAAAGTCAAATTCTTCACCAGCAAAGCTATAAATACCAAAACAAAGACAGAGACTGACCAGAGCAAAGGCTATCCTAAAGCGCAGCAGTTGCTCGCTTTTGAGAAAAAGCTCGGATGTGAGCTCGCGGCTCTTGCCTTTGACCTGTTGAGTGGAAGCTCGGGCAATGCTTTGAGTCACTTTGATTTACACGTACTCAGAGGCCCGGCGGTAGACTTCCGCCGCTTCGGCAAAACGCCCCAGCGACTTAAGTGCATTGCCCCAGGCTTCGTAAACGTCGGCATCATAGGGATCTAGCTCGACAGATTTCTCGTATTTTTCGAGGGCCAGCTCTACCAATCCAAGCAAAGCCAGGGTCTTACCCCAGTAGTAAAAGAGCGAATGATCGCCGTCAGTCGTTTCGGCAGCAACTCTAAAGGCTTCGTCTGCTTCCACAAAACGCCCTTGCGACAAATAAATTTGACCAGCTACCACGCGCGCGCTAGCCAGAGTGGGACTCTCAGCAATGACTGACTCAACGGCATCAAGAGCATCATCAAGACGATTTTGCTCACGGTAAGCACGAGCAAGAGAGACTCTTACATCACTATCACGAGGAGATACCGCCAAAATTTTTAAACTCTGCGCTTCAACAAGCTCATATTGAGCCGCTTTGAGCAATTTATCCAGAGCTTCTTTTTGCGGTGAGAGACATTCTGGATCGTACAGTACAGCTTCTTTTAGGTGCAATTGCGCACTGGCCGAATCCCCCATCTGGTCGTAAGCACGAGAGAGATGGAGGTGCGCTAAAGCATAATCCTGCCTCAGTCCAATCGCTTGTTTAAATTTGTCGACTGCCTCTGGATAGCTACCAGAGAGCATCAAAGCACAGCCCAGACCATCTATGGCTTGATAGTTAGCCGGTGCATCTTTGAGTACTTGGGCAAAATAAGAAGCAGCCTGGTCGTAGCTGCCTACACCAAGATAGGCATGGCCAAGCCAAAACTCGTACTGCCCTGGATTTTGCGGAGCGCGCTCCAACATCTTATCGATAGCCAGCTCGCATTGATTGAGCAAGATCAAGGTGACAGCCAGATAAACTCTCAAATCGCGCGACTCTGGCTCTATCAAAAGTGTGCGATCAAAAGCATCAGCAGCCCGTTCGTACTCACCGAGTTCGACACAGACCAGACCAAGATTCATTGTCGGCTCAACACTAGTGGGGTCCATATCGGACGCTTCCATTAGTTTTTCGGAGGCATCTTCTAGCCGGCCGACACGGTAAAGAGCGACACCCCAGTCGTTATAAATAAGGGCCCGCTCGCGTGCATTGAGACCGCGGTGGCCAAGATTGACTGCTTCCTGAAAGAGTTTGACTGCATCGTCTATTTGACCTTGCGATGCCATGGCAGTAGCAGCGTGACGCAAAACTGTGACATTGCGCCCATCCAGTTGCCAAGCCCGCAAAAAGCATTTACCGGCATCCACTTCGTTACCCAGCTGAGCCAGAGCAATACCAAGAGAGACCAGAGGCTCGGGCAGCTCAGGCTCAAGATTGACTGCTGTCTGGAAGTACTGGGCTGCTTCCATGTATTGACCCAGGTCATACATCGAGAGCCCACCCTGTATGTAAGCAGCAGTGAGATTATTATCTATCTTTAGAGCCTGATTAAACTGAGCCAGTGCCCCTTTGACACTGCCCATACCAGAGAGGGCAATGCCCCAGTGCAGGTGCCCAACGGCATAGTTTGCCCGCATTTCGCAGGTTTCTCTAAATTCAGGCATGGCTTCAGCTGGTCTTTCGTCTTTGAGCAAGACCAGTCCGAGCTGATAATGAGCCTCTGGATTATTACTATCAATTGATAGAGAAGTTTTGAGATGGCGCTCAGCTTCAGCTACTTTGCCACTATTAAAAGCCAGGATACCAAGCTGCAGTTGCACACCGGGATCGTTGATGCTGACACTTGAATTCTGCTGGGTGAACTGCAAAAGCCCGGAATAAGCCTCATCCCACTTACCCTGCGAGACGAGATCGGTTACCACTTGTGCATACTGACTCTGCAATTTACGCCCTAACTAATAATCAAAATCAATTTTAACGCCCCGCGCACGCAAGCGGTAGTTAAAAGGCTCATCTAATGAAAAAGACCACAGGGTAAACCACTGCGAAAGGATTCAAATGCGGCCAGCACCGCCACGCATAAAACAAACTGTACAGCCCAAAAGGCTGCCACAACCTGCCACTCAGCCCAGCCCTTCTCGCTCAGTACGGCCTCAAAGTGATGATGCAAAGGCGCCATCCGGAAGACTCTCTTGCCTTCGCCAGGTACTTTTTTGGTAAGTTTGTGCTTGATAATAGCCAGCTTAGACATGGGCTTTTCGGGTGTAAATGGCTTGGTAAGCTTAAAAGTAACCACCTGAATCATGACAGAGACTGCCTCGACTATATAAATCAAAGACAGAGGCACAAACCAGAGAGTAAGCCCACCGCCCAGTACCAGACAAGCCATCAAACCGCCGAT comes from the Candidatus Obscuribacter sp. genome and includes:
- a CDS encoding type II secretion system protein codes for the protein MSSQSRNRLRKPTRGRSNQGFTLIELLVVVIIIGILAAIALPNFIGAQDKAREASVKANMRTAQIAAESYATDNAGSYPPSATDAGYLSYLPGGSSGGNNTAGKNPVNPFTNAPEAIVAGGVSDVQATRTAAPGTIAGNAGSIEYSLVTDANGAKSSYAVRGAGKSKQALSGANGGTLILSNQ
- a CDS encoding glycosyltransferase family 9 protein codes for the protein MQSNKLPEKILAINFGGIGDEILFLPTLKEVKQLLPKSHVALLLEPRSRSVAEVTDLVDEVVCFDIKKRPLLPGDYLKLLQLTRAGKYDLVISSGSSPMVAMLLFGSGIPVRIGYDAGSPVKALLTHPVKLDKEQYAGNMYHDLCQGLRHYLDSLKIGALLRQPDNKGLLQIPQATVKPDSRKRMTEVLAEEEHKLQERLSARGNTTSGGAVKKVLLHPGTSRLAVQKGIIKHWPGESWLELIRKLLSSETGQPVQIILAGGPDDEEVMKDLMQALGDEAQRIINFYGKTKSLADLAALIELSDLMVCVDSAPMHIAVGLNKKVVALFGPTDPAKLIPNQKHFCALADNAEPRALLDGLGVRLLPDTVYRSSLDLLRAD
- a CDS encoding LCP family protein: MKLSHWLLIFIACALLGVGGAYFATLATRPQLIPPQLRLASLREPSTVLLLGVDVVYSDSGRHLKADKDAFTGRSDTIMVSRLDPIANSFRVISIPRDTSVRIPGQGVQKINAANAIGGPPLAVQTVSQFLNIPIDHYVVINVHGLVDLVNELGGITVEVPKKMQYMDWTAKLKIDLEPGVHTLTGNQAMGFVRFRHDALGDIGRVTRQQIFIRAVLDKALRPESWPHIPKLIEIAQKYIYTDLNAEQIMTMANFVRSVPKSNQVLSMMPGNFSASGDWDVTDKEVRRMVARLNGASFVETTRDDIRVAISNASSIQGMGFKLAGLLGKKGYRNVVVQKALLELSDPVKRTRIIAQKANPEDASLVKSDLGNIGEVVNVSAGDIESSVTIIIGDDLANKLSALQEGASSLDETPQSANHADVGGETTNPVTH
- a CDS encoding PAS domain S-box protein; amino-acid sequence: MDFWNAMTNGFMPHGYCLKWDGPLLTVMIAANIGIALAYFAIPIALRYFVGTKKDLPYPYMFKLFAAFILSCGMTHLAKILTLFQPLYWIEAGLDLLTAIISLLTAFLLLPIIPKALKLRSPKDLEVANQELAEANKKLASSELEMQRQVDERTRELSEAVERLKVSEAQFKSLFDFMPQLGWTAEPDGSIDFFNKGWYEYVGGAWGQMHGWNWEEVHHPDYLEEVVKNWTHSLETKTPFEMQFPLKSKDGNYRWFITRVRPMFDADGKLVKWIGINTDIEDSRNAAEKLEQKVKERTAQLDAARLEAVRANELKSQFVANISHEIRTPMSGVLGLSELLTLETEGEVQETAQHIQTAAQNLMALVNDLLDLSKLEAGKIDIVKEDFVIASTVEQVIEVFSVSAANKNLEVTRIVSAEAEKLVRGDQGKIRQILQNLVQNAIKFTDSGSVVVSVALQKRQDGLSYFQFSVKDTGPGIAAETQKRLFQLFVQGDGSTTRRHGGTGLGLALSKRLVEAMHGVITVDSVEGKGSCFAFTIPLETLE
- a CDS encoding HD domain-containing protein; this translates as MRRHKILVVDDEVPNLRLLRRVLSPDHDILEATGGEEAVAILQKENISLIITDQRMPAMTGVQLLEESLKIRPDAIKILLTGYTDVQALIDAINAGHVYKYIPKPWDADELKLTVKRALEAFELKESNDKLVVELSGALSELEMLSVGTIRALADALDAKCDYTAGHSLRVSRIAVLIGRQLGLTDEHLRDLELGGILHDIGKIGVPESILWKPDKLTEEEKSIMSRHPVKSAEIIGDLKGLKRAREYVKHHHEYYDGNGYPDGLSGETIPIGARIILVSDAYDAMTTDRPYRNAIGHVRAIEELKKLAGTQFDPNVVNALLALTEDGGTEMDKVIKEHFDESLIGLSLPSVDPAKTGRQYREEAERQARLTKP
- a CDS encoding MBL fold metallo-hydrolase; its protein translation is MQFGHFNIHVIRESTLRLDGGAMFGVVPKTLWAKTSEVDSENRVLMSCNLLLIDTGSHKILVETGMGDRWTDKERERYDLKTINAPDMVLSDLALTAEQIDYVIISHLHFDHVGGAVRLVDEKLVPTYPNAKYVVQKGEWDFAFKANARARASYRPDDFVPLMDHGQIQFVDGDSEIVPGVHVRITGGHTSHHQVVYFYSGDNKGVYFADILPTKAHLSPPWVMGYDHYPLASCDIKSEWLARAVQENMLVVFDHEHGTPWGHVSIGADKKFVFTALDAGTLALPGQTLVS